One genomic region from Ptychodera flava strain L36383 chromosome 5, AS_Pfla_20210202, whole genome shotgun sequence encodes:
- the LOC139133387 gene encoding tyrosine-protein kinase SRK3-like isoform X1, whose amino-acid sequence MYEKAQHHCCEILYVEGKMSYIDKRTCDDGINAIVLTSYIEERSENLEHDDRCLLQEARDAVLKESKSVLKNCTVTLLGKKVKVEFKSGEGENKCCVHLDGSNQPKSYWQTRIDLDAESTLSDDQQDYDDYEDVPSLSLDENIITNIDLSEAEPESRIPVIDKDAISRRWKLLNDEFAVYYEGMLEGDRRVMIKQSKEDDNCQNIERIQTEASILWDLDHNNVVKLHGIGEDPVCLITEFLENGTLTQFLIENEKRLKLSDAMKMASQCASAISYVASKGYVHRDIGTRSVLVGSDRVCKLAGFTLAAKLENGIYDAKGNNTIALKWAAPETFTSQTFSPKSDVWAFGILLLEIVLHGKVPYQGLTGPEVTKLVDSGCIPTRPKKCPLELYLVMQQCWEKDPEDRPSADDVKQRLVTLKLE is encoded by the exons ATGTATGAGAAG GCACAACACCACTGTTGCGAGATATTATACGTGGAGGGCAAGATGTCGTATATAGACAAG aGAACGTGTGACGATGGTATAAATGCGATTGTGTTGACTTCCTACATCGAAGAACGGAGTGAAAATCTGGAACACGACGACAGGTGTCTCTTGCAAGAGGCTAGGGATGCCGTTCTCAAAGAATCAAAGTCGGTTCTCAAAAACTGCACTGTGACTCTACTTGGCAAGAAAGTAAAAGTTGAATTCAAGTCTGGAGAAGGAGAAAataaatgttgtgttcatttggacGGGAGTAACCAACCAAAGAGTTACT ggcagaCCCGCATCGATTTGGATGCGGAAAGTACGCTTTCAGATGACCAGCAGGATTACGATGATTATGAAGATGTACCGAGTCTCTCTCTTGAT GAAAATATCATAACGAATATAGACTTATCGGAGGCTGAACCAGAATCAAGGATACCCGTCATTGATAAAGATGCCATCAGTAGACGCTGGAAACTATTAAATGATGAGTTCGCTGTCTATTACGAGGGAATGTTAGAAGGCGACAGGAGAGTCATGATTAAACAATCAAAGG AAGACGACAATTGCCAAAATATTGAGAGGATACAAACCGAGGCTAGTATACTCTGGGATCTGGATCACAATAATGTTGTGAAGTTACATGGAATTGGCGAAGATCCAGTGTGTCTTATAActgaatttcttgaaaatggAACACTTACACAGTTTTTGATTG AAAACGAAAAACGGTTGAAACTCTCTGACGCAATGAAGATGGCCAGTCAATGTGCTTCTGCGATATCCTACGTTGCTTCTAAAGGTTACGTCCACAGAGATATCGGAACGCGAAGTGTGCTGGTTGGTTCAGACAGAGTCTGTAAACTGGCAGGATTCACTTTGGCTGCAAAGCTTGAG AATGGAATATATGATGCGAAAGGTAACAACACAATAGCTCTCAAGTGGGCTGCCCCGGAAACCTTCACATCTCAAACTTTTTCTCCGAAATCCGACGTCTGGGCCTTTGGAATTCTTCTGCTTGAAATTGTCCTACACGGAAAAGTCCCATACCAAG GTTTAACGGGACCAGAAGTAACAAAGCTCGTAGACAGTGGCTGCATCCCGACTCGACCTAAGAAATGCCCTCTAGAACTCTACCTTGTAATGCAGCAGTGTTGGGAGAAAGACCCTGAAGATAGACCGTCagctgatgacgtcaaacaaagaCTTGTGACACTGAAACTTGAGTAA
- the LOC139133387 gene encoding tyrosine-protein kinase SRK3-like isoform X2 has product MYEKAQHHCCEILYVEGKMSYIDKRTCDDGINAIVLTSYIEERSENLEHDDRCLLQEARDAVLKESKSVLKNCTVTLLGKKVKVEFKSGEGENKCCVHLDGSNQPKSYWQTRIDLDAESTLSDDQQDYDDYEDVPSLSLDENIITNIDLSEAEPESRIPVIDKDAISRRWKLLNDEFAVYYEGMLEGDRRVMIKQSKDDNCQNIERIQTEASILWDLDHNNVVKLHGIGEDPVCLITEFLENGTLTQFLIENEKRLKLSDAMKMASQCASAISYVASKGYVHRDIGTRSVLVGSDRVCKLAGFTLAAKLENGIYDAKGNNTIALKWAAPETFTSQTFSPKSDVWAFGILLLEIVLHGKVPYQGLTGPEVTKLVDSGCIPTRPKKCPLELYLVMQQCWEKDPEDRPSADDVKQRLVTLKLE; this is encoded by the exons ATGTATGAGAAG GCACAACACCACTGTTGCGAGATATTATACGTGGAGGGCAAGATGTCGTATATAGACAAG aGAACGTGTGACGATGGTATAAATGCGATTGTGTTGACTTCCTACATCGAAGAACGGAGTGAAAATCTGGAACACGACGACAGGTGTCTCTTGCAAGAGGCTAGGGATGCCGTTCTCAAAGAATCAAAGTCGGTTCTCAAAAACTGCACTGTGACTCTACTTGGCAAGAAAGTAAAAGTTGAATTCAAGTCTGGAGAAGGAGAAAataaatgttgtgttcatttggacGGGAGTAACCAACCAAAGAGTTACT ggcagaCCCGCATCGATTTGGATGCGGAAAGTACGCTTTCAGATGACCAGCAGGATTACGATGATTATGAAGATGTACCGAGTCTCTCTCTTGAT GAAAATATCATAACGAATATAGACTTATCGGAGGCTGAACCAGAATCAAGGATACCCGTCATTGATAAAGATGCCATCAGTAGACGCTGGAAACTATTAAATGATGAGTTCGCTGTCTATTACGAGGGAATGTTAGAAGGCGACAGGAGAGTCATGATTAAACAATCAAAGG ACGACAATTGCCAAAATATTGAGAGGATACAAACCGAGGCTAGTATACTCTGGGATCTGGATCACAATAATGTTGTGAAGTTACATGGAATTGGCGAAGATCCAGTGTGTCTTATAActgaatttcttgaaaatggAACACTTACACAGTTTTTGATTG AAAACGAAAAACGGTTGAAACTCTCTGACGCAATGAAGATGGCCAGTCAATGTGCTTCTGCGATATCCTACGTTGCTTCTAAAGGTTACGTCCACAGAGATATCGGAACGCGAAGTGTGCTGGTTGGTTCAGACAGAGTCTGTAAACTGGCAGGATTCACTTTGGCTGCAAAGCTTGAG AATGGAATATATGATGCGAAAGGTAACAACACAATAGCTCTCAAGTGGGCTGCCCCGGAAACCTTCACATCTCAAACTTTTTCTCCGAAATCCGACGTCTGGGCCTTTGGAATTCTTCTGCTTGAAATTGTCCTACACGGAAAAGTCCCATACCAAG GTTTAACGGGACCAGAAGTAACAAAGCTCGTAGACAGTGGCTGCATCCCGACTCGACCTAAGAAATGCCCTCTAGAACTCTACCTTGTAATGCAGCAGTGTTGGGAGAAAGACCCTGAAGATAGACCGTCagctgatgacgtcaaacaaagaCTTGTGACACTGAAACTTGAGTAA
- the LOC139133386 gene encoding tyrosine-protein kinase HCK-like: MLYSFGREQPTKTYWQNDNNSDNESMQSDDQQGDNDNENVQSVSIDENIITDIDISEAEPESRIPVIDKDAISRRWKLLNDEFAVYYEGMLEGDRRIMIKQSKDDSIKNIDMMKSEASVLWDLDHNNIIKLHGMSEDPVCLIIEFLENGTLTQFLIENERRQKLPDAVAMASQCASAISYISSKGYVHRDIGTRNVLIGSNRICKLSGFTLAVKLENGIYEAKGSGTLAIKWTAPEGLLGKFSPQSDVWSFGMLLLQIVLHGKAPYSGLTNGEVKRLLEFGCIPNRPKECPFELYRIMQRCWEKDPEERPSADDVKQKLDNLKFEETN, translated from the exons ATGTTATATTCATTTGGACGGGAGCAACCAACCAAAACTTACT GGCAAAACGACAACAATTCGGATAATGAAAGCATGCAATCAGATGACCAGCAGGGAGACAACGATAATGAAAATGTTCAGAGTGTTTCTATTGAT GAAAACATCATAACGGATATAGACATATCGGAGGCTGAACCAGAATCAAGGATACCCGTCATTGATAAAGATGCCATCAGTAGACGCTGGAAACTACTGAATGACGAGTTTGCTGTATACTACGAGGGGATGTTAGAAGGTGATAGGAGAATTATGATAAAACAATCAAAGG ACGATAGCATAAAGAATATCGATATGATGAAAAGCGAGGCCAGTGTTCtgtgggatcttgatcataacaACATTATAAAGTTACATGGAATGAGCGAAGATCCAGTATGTCTGATAATTGAATTTCTTGAGAACGGAACGCTAacacagtttttgatcg AAAACGAAAGAAGACAAAAACTCCCAGACGCCGTCGCGATGGCCAGTCAATGTGCTTCAGCGATATCCTACATAAGTAGTAAAGGCTACGTACACAGAGACATCGGAACTCGCAATGTACTCATTGGTTCCAACAGAATTTGTAAACTGTCTGGGTTTACTTTGGCAGTAAAGCTGGAG AATGGAATATATGAGGCGAAAGGTAGTGGCACCCTAGCTATCAAGTGGACAGCCCCGGAAGGCCTTTTAGGAAAATTTTCTCCCCAATCAGATGTATGGTCATTTGGAATGCTCCTGCTCCAAATAGTCCTACATGGGAAAGCGCCATACTCAG GATTAACGAACGGTGAAGTGAAACGACTGCTAGAGTTTGGGTGCATCCCAAATCGCCCGAAGGAATGTCCTTTTGAGCTGTATCGTATAATGCAGCGGTGCTGGGAGAAAGACCCTGAAGAAAGGCCATCtgctgatgacgtcaaacagaaacTTGACAATCTGAAATTCGAAGAaacaaattaa